Proteins encoded in a region of the Candidatus Providencia siddallii genome:
- the tsaB gene encoding tRNA (adenosine(37)-N6)-threonylcarbamoyltransferase complex dimerization subunit type 1 TsaB produces MLNRILAIDTSTNACSVALFYNEKIVSRFLISVNEHSKKILPMIDEILSEVKIKLSELNAIVFSKGPGSFTGIRVGIGISQGLAFGSNLPLIGLSTLMILAEGAYRVTGQSKILVGINAKMSKIFFSKYYRNKNNIWIGEKFEVLISLKEIKIFLDSLIGKWYCAGNCWDIYPELLDSKKIIFSKIIFPCAKDMLFIVRDLLYKNKIIKIEDIKPTYLLNPTI; encoded by the coding sequence ATGTTAAATCGTATTTTAGCTATTGATACATCAACAAATGCTTGTTCTGTTGCATTATTTTATAATGAAAAAATAGTTTCGCGTTTTTTAATTTCTGTTAATGAACACTCAAAAAAAATATTACCAATGATAGATGAAATATTATCTGAAGTTAAAATAAAATTAAGCGAATTAAATGCTATAGTTTTTTCTAAAGGACCTGGTAGTTTTACTGGAATTAGAGTAGGAATTGGGATTTCTCAAGGTTTAGCATTTGGAAGTAATTTACCATTAATCGGTCTATCAACATTAATGATACTTGCTGAAGGAGCTTATCGTGTTACTGGACAATCAAAAATTTTAGTTGGGATTAATGCTAAAATGTCTAAAATTTTTTTTTCAAAATATTATCGTAATAAAAATAATATATGGATAGGAGAAAAATTTGAAGTTTTAATTAGTTTAAAAGAAATTAAAATTTTTTTGGATTCTTTAATTGGAAAATGGTATTGTGCTGGAAATTGTTGGGATATTTATCCTGAATTATTAGATTCTAAAAAAATTATTTTTAGTAAAATAATTTTTCCTTGTGCAAAGGATATGTTGTTTATTGTAAGAGATTTATTATATAAAAATAAAATCATTAAAATAGAAGATATAAAACCAACTTATTTATTAAATCCTACTATATAA
- the pyk gene encoding pyruvate kinase — translation MSNRLRRTKIVATLGPSTDDNNNLEKIINAGANVVRLNFSHGSQEKHIKRANKVRKIANKLNKHIAILADLQGPKIRILNFKKNKIFLKIGDKFILDTKLQKEDGDQKKVGVNYKKLIFDVFPNDILILDDGHIKLKVLKIKNFQIITEVIIGGKLSNNKGINKLGGGISADSLTEKDKSDINVAAKIDVDYLAISFPRSKNDLDHTRNLAHNAGCKCQIIAKFERAEAVANDTIIDELILASDAIMVARGDLGIEIGDPELIAIQKKLIRRSRQLNKVVITATQMMESMIYNHIPTRAEVMDVANAVLDGTDAVMLSAETAIGKYPVETVEMMSQVCFGAEKMPNLTTSKYRIGISFNNIEEAIAMATMYAANHLKKVKAIISMTESGHTARMMSRISSGLPIFAISRHKKTLNQCSLFRGVTPIYCDINFNGIAAANKAITRLYNDNYLKKGDLILITQGDLMGTIGSTNTCRILEVK, via the coding sequence ATGTCAAATAGACTTAGAAGAACTAAAATTGTTGCAACACTTGGCCCATCTACTGATGATAACAACAATCTTGAAAAAATTATTAATGCAGGAGCAAATGTTGTTAGACTAAACTTTTCTCATGGAAGTCAAGAAAAACATATTAAACGTGCAAACAAAGTACGTAAAATTGCTAATAAACTAAATAAACATATTGCTATACTTGCTGATTTACAAGGTCCAAAAATCAGAATTTTAAATTTTAAAAAAAATAAAATTTTTCTTAAGATTGGTGATAAATTTATCTTAGATACAAAATTACAAAAAGAAGATGGAGACCAAAAAAAAGTTGGAGTTAATTATAAAAAACTTATTTTTGATGTTTTTCCTAATGATATTTTAATACTCGACGATGGCCATATAAAATTAAAAGTATTAAAAATAAAAAATTTTCAAATTATAACTGAAGTTATAATTGGAGGAAAACTTTCTAATAATAAAGGTATTAATAAATTAGGAGGGGGTATTTCTGCAGATTCATTAACAGAAAAAGATAAATCAGATATAAACGTGGCAGCTAAAATTGATGTTGATTATTTAGCTATTTCGTTTCCTCGTTCAAAAAATGATCTTGATCATACGCGTAATTTAGCACACAACGCTGGTTGTAAATGTCAAATTATAGCAAAATTTGAACGAGCAGAAGCAGTAGCAAATGATACAATCATAGATGAATTAATTTTAGCTTCTGACGCTATTATGGTAGCACGTGGTGATTTAGGTATTGAAATAGGTGATCCAGAATTAATTGCTATACAAAAAAAATTAATTAGACGTTCACGCCAATTAAACAAAGTTGTTATTACAGCAACTCAAATGATGGAATCAATGATTTATAATCATATACCAACAAGAGCTGAAGTAATGGACGTTGCAAATGCAGTTTTAGATGGTACAGATGCTGTTATGCTGTCTGCAGAAACTGCCATAGGGAAATATCCTGTAGAAACTGTAGAAATGATGTCACAAGTATGTTTTGGTGCAGAAAAAATGCCAAATTTAACTACATCTAAATATCGAATAGGTATATCATTTAATAATATAGAAGAAGCTATAGCAATGGCAACTATGTATGCAGCTAATCATCTTAAAAAAGTTAAAGCTATTATATCTATGACAGAATCAGGACATACAGCACGAATGATGTCTAGAATTAGTTCAGGATTGCCTATTTTTGCAATTTCTAGACATAAAAAAACTTTAAATCAATGTTCTCTTTTTAGAGGTGTTACTCCAATTTATTGTGATATTAATTTTAATGGTATTGCAGCTGCTAACAAAGCTATTACACGTTTATATAATGATAATTATTTAAAAAAAGGTGATTTGATATTAATTACTCAAGGTGACTTAATGGGGACTATCGGCAGTACAAATACTTGTCGTATTTTAGAAGTAAAATAA
- a CDS encoding metal ABC transporter solute-binding protein, Zn/Mn family — MEKFLQKPISRLSKNKHIAVTELNSIKSLLITDFYSKNNYFNNKDKDKNNKYRINYQYNMHVWLSPKIACIIAQSICNNLIKIYPEKKEKLRLNFYEFKKNIKQNDILVNNILNSSRKKKYFVFHDAYSYFEKYYKLSPLGCFTINPEIQPGIKKIYQIQNQFIINKVQCIFLEPQFNSAVINNIIKKTKINIGILDPLGIGLPIYRDSYMKFLIRLSKQYVNCLN; from the coding sequence ATGGAAAAGTTTTTACAAAAGCCTATTAGTCGATTGTCAAAAAATAAACATATTGCAGTAACAGAATTAAATAGTATTAAATCGTTATTAATAACTGATTTTTATAGTAAAAATAATTATTTTAATAATAAAGATAAAGATAAAAATAATAAATATCGTATTAATTACCAATATAATATGCATGTTTGGCTTTCACCTAAAATTGCATGTATTATTGCACAAAGTATTTGTAATAATTTAATAAAAATTTATCCAGAAAAAAAAGAAAAATTAAGATTAAATTTTTATGAGTTCAAAAAAAATATAAAGCAGAATGATATATTAGTTAATAATATTTTAAATTCATCTAGAAAAAAAAAATATTTTGTTTTTCATGATGCTTATAGTTATTTTGAAAAATATTATAAATTATCCCCGTTAGGTTGTTTTACAATAAATCCAGAAATACAACCAGGTATAAAAAAAATATATCAAATACAAAATCAATTTATTATAAATAAAGTACAGTGTATTTTTTTAGAACCTCAATTTAATTCTGCTGTTATTAATAATATTATTAAAAAAACAAAAATTAATATTGGTATTTTAGATCCTCTAGGTATAGGTTTACCAATATATCGTGATAGTTATATGAAATTTTTAATAAGATTATCAAAACAATATGTTAATTGTTTAAATTAA
- the znuC gene encoding zinc ABC transporter ATP-binding protein ZnuC, with amino-acid sequence MQQLISLNKISMFFKNKEILSNITFNLKKGEIITLLGPNGAGKTTIIRIVLGLLKPSSGSIKKKTNISIGYVPQKLYLNSTLPLTVKRFIMLKNNTCIKKIILALKKVNSLNLINKQMQDLSNGEIQRVLLSRALLNKPDLLVLDEPAQGVDIAGQINLYNLIYQLKTELFCTILMVSHDLHFVMAKSDKVLCINKHICCSGKPNTIYKHPEFISMFKYNNIHQLGIYNHKHNNSN; translated from the coding sequence ATGCAACAATTAATCAGTTTAAATAAAATTTCTATGTTTTTTAAAAATAAAGAAATACTTAGCAATATAACATTTAATTTAAAAAAAGGAGAAATTATTACACTTTTAGGACCAAATGGTGCTGGTAAAACAACAATTATACGAATCGTTCTTGGATTATTAAAACCTTCTTCTGGATCAATAAAAAAAAAGACTAATATATCTATAGGTTATGTTCCACAAAAATTATATTTAAACTCAACGTTACCTTTAACAGTTAAACGTTTTATAATGCTAAAAAATAACACATGCATTAAAAAAATAATATTAGCATTAAAAAAAGTTAATTCTTTAAATTTAATTAATAAACAAATGCAAGATCTATCAAATGGTGAAATACAACGTGTATTACTTTCACGAGCATTATTAAATAAACCAGATTTATTAGTTCTTGATGAACCAGCTCAAGGAGTTGATATTGCTGGCCAAATAAATTTATATAATTTAATTTATCAATTAAAAACAGAATTATTCTGTACCATTTTAATGGTTTCTCATGATTTACATTTCGTAATGGCTAAATCAGACAAAGTATTATGTATTAATAAACATATATGTTGTTCAGGAAAACCTAACACTATATATAAACATCCAGAATTTATTTCAATGTTTAAATATAATAATATTCATCAGCTTGGTATTTATAATCACAAACATAACAATTCTAACTAA
- the znuB gene encoding zinc ABC transporter permease subunit ZnuB, whose amino-acid sequence MIELLFPGWLAGILLSIIIGPLGSFIIWNRMSYFGDTIAHSSILGIAFGLLLNINPFYTTIVVLLILTFILVFIEKQSKFNIDTFLGIIAHSSLSFGLVIISFIKNIRIDFMSCLFGDLLSINYNDILIISIMVFIISMLIFINWNKLLSITTNYELAFVEKINIKKIRLLLLLMIAITIGITMKFIGILIINSLLIIPAAIARFFSKTPEEMAIISIIISIISITTGLFFSTYYDTPTGPSIVLCSTILFILSFIIKIKNIN is encoded by the coding sequence ATAATAGAATTATTATTTCCAGGATGGTTAGCTGGAATATTATTGTCAATAATAATTGGACCATTAGGTTCATTTATTATTTGGAATCGAATGTCTTATTTTGGTGATACAATTGCACATTCATCTATATTAGGTATAGCATTTGGATTGCTTCTAAATATAAATCCGTTTTATACTACAATAGTAGTATTATTGATATTAACATTTATTTTAGTTTTTATTGAAAAACAATCTAAATTTAATATTGATACATTCCTTGGAATTATTGCTCATTCTTCATTATCATTCGGTCTTGTTATAATCAGTTTTATAAAAAATATTCGTATTGATTTTATGTCTTGTTTATTTGGCGATTTATTATCAATAAATTATAATGATATATTAATAATTAGTATTATGGTTTTTATTATTTCTATGTTAATTTTTATAAATTGGAATAAATTATTATCAATAACAACAAATTATGAATTAGCATTTGTAGAAAAAATAAACATTAAAAAAATTCGTTTATTATTATTATTAATGATTGCTATAACAATTGGTATAACTATGAAATTTATTGGAATATTAATTATTAATTCATTGTTAATTATTCCAGCAGCAATAGCAAGATTTTTTTCTAAAACCCCTGAAGAAATGGCAATTATATCTATAATAATCAGTATTATTTCAATTACAACTGGATTATTTTTTTCAACTTATTATGACACCCCAACTGGTCCGTCAATTGTTCTTTGTTCTACAATTTTATTTATTTTAAGTTTTATTATAAAAATTAAAAATATTAATTAA
- the aspS gene encoding aspartate--tRNA ligase, translating to MRTNYCGHLNINNDGQKVIVCGWVDSYRNLGKLIFINLRDREGIVQVFFDSKNNELFKKAVDLRNEFCIKIIGTVRIRKKHQQNKNTNTGEIEIFAENIEVFNKSDPLPLDNNQINMEENRLKYRYLDLRRPEMFKRLYIRSKITNFIHKFMDENGFLNIETPILSKSTPEGARDYIVPSRIYKGKFYALPQSPQILKQILMISGVDRYYQIAKCFRDEDLRSDRQPEFTQIDVEASFITSKNIIKIMEYMICSLWFKFKNIDLGVFPVMTYAEVMKRYGTDKPDLRNPIELIDIYDSIKYFEHTTFLKLKNNIEKCGVALKISGSFLLTNKQLNDFIKVIFVDNVDIFGWIKINDCSKGLKGIQSSVFKFLNIDFLKTIINCTSAINGDILFFSIGEYNEVSYLMSMIRQKIGYNLKLIKTDSWRPLWIVDFPMFKNDIKNTFTSVHHPFTAPKKITLKDLIKKPESVISESYDLIINGYEIGGGSVRINNTKMQEIVFDILGISKKEQNLKFKFLLDALKYGAPPHAGIAFGLDRIVMLLTDTDNIRDVIAFPKTTSASCLMVNAPSDINKNMLSDLFKF from the coding sequence ATGCGTACTAATTATTGTGGACATTTAAATATAAATAATGATGGTCAAAAAGTTATAGTTTGTGGATGGGTAGATTCTTATCGTAATTTAGGCAAGTTAATTTTTATTAATTTACGTGATCGAGAAGGTATAGTACAAGTTTTTTTTGATTCAAAAAATAATGAATTATTTAAAAAAGCTGTTGACTTACGTAATGAATTTTGTATAAAAATTATTGGTACTGTACGTATTCGTAAAAAACATCAACAAAATAAAAATACTAATACAGGAGAAATTGAAATATTTGCTGAAAATATTGAAGTATTTAATAAATCAGATCCTTTACCGTTAGATAATAATCAAATCAATATGGAAGAAAATCGTTTAAAATATAGATATTTAGATCTTCGTCGTCCAGAAATGTTTAAACGATTATATATTCGTTCAAAAATTACTAATTTTATACATAAGTTTATGGATGAAAATGGTTTTTTAAATATTGAAACACCAATACTTAGTAAATCAACCCCAGAAGGAGCTAGAGATTATATAGTGCCTAGTCGTATATATAAAGGTAAATTTTATGCATTACCACAATCACCTCAAATATTAAAACAAATATTAATGATTTCTGGTGTTGATCGTTATTATCAGATTGCAAAATGTTTTCGCGATGAAGATTTACGTTCTGATCGTCAACCTGAATTTACTCAAATTGATGTTGAAGCATCTTTTATTACATCAAAAAATATTATTAAAATAATGGAATATATGATTTGTAGTTTATGGTTTAAATTTAAAAATATTGATTTAGGTGTATTCCCAGTGATGACATATGCTGAAGTTATGAAGCGTTACGGTACAGATAAACCAGATTTACGTAATCCTATTGAATTAATTGATATATATGATTCTATAAAATATTTTGAACATACAACGTTTTTGAAATTAAAAAATAATATTGAAAAATGTGGTGTAGCATTAAAAATTTCTGGTAGTTTTTTATTAACTAATAAACAACTTAATGATTTTATTAAAGTTATTTTTGTTGATAATGTTGATATATTTGGATGGATAAAAATAAATGATTGTAGTAAAGGATTAAAGGGTATTCAAAGTTCAGTTTTTAAATTTTTAAATATTGATTTTTTAAAAACAATAATAAATTGTACATCTGCAATAAATGGAGATATACTTTTTTTTAGTATTGGTGAATATAATGAAGTATCATATTTAATGAGTATGATTCGTCAAAAAATAGGATATAATTTAAAATTAATTAAAACAGATAGTTGGCGTCCATTATGGATTGTTGATTTTCCAATGTTTAAAAATGATATAAAAAATACTTTTACATCTGTGCATCACCCTTTTACTGCTCCAAAAAAAATAACATTAAAAGATTTAATAAAAAAACCAGAAAGTGTAATTTCAGAATCTTATGATTTAATTATAAATGGATACGAAATTGGTGGAGGTTCTGTTCGTATAAATAATACTAAAATGCAAGAAATAGTTTTTGATATATTAGGAATTTCTAAAAAAGAACAAAATTTAAAATTTAAATTTTTACTTGATGCTTTAAAATATGGCGCCCCACCACATGCAGGTATAGCATTTGGTTTAGATCGTATAGTAATGTTGTTAACTGATACTGATAATATTCGTGATGTTATAGCTTTTCCGAAAACGACTTCAGCATCGTGTTTAATGGTTAATGCACCAAGTGATATAAATAAAAATATGTTATCTGATTTATTTAAATTTTAA
- the argS gene encoding arginine--tRNA ligase, translating to MNIHYILSNKITKALHSFGAPKECNALVVRQISKKHIDYQANGIINAAKKMNICPQELAKKVISKLNLKDIVSKIEISGKGFINIKLNSFWIAKQAEKALINNKLGISKIKPEIIIIDYSSPNIAKQMHVGHLRSTIIGDAMARTLEFIGHKVIRANHIGDWGTHFGMLIAYLEKLQNKNYNNFLLTNLDEFYKKAKKKYDEDENFAKKSRMYVVKLQSGDKYCIEMWQKLVNITIEQNQKIYYRLNITLTKNDIMGESLYKDMLPEIISDLKSKGIAIENNGAIVVFLDDFKNKHGKTMGVIIQKKDGAFLYTTTDIACIKYRYEKLHANRLLYYIDSRQHQHLIQAWTIAKKANYIPDSIKLEHHMFGMILNKDKKPFKTRSGTTISLTSLLDEAIKRAKNIIYKKKPNINKRNLSYLSNIIGIGAIKYSDLSKNRITNYIFNWDNMLSFNGNTAPYMQYAYTRIASIFKKGNIKKKELTLPIFLNSSYEIALATRLIQFEETIFLVANEGTPHIMCSYLYDIAGLFSKFYENCPILSEKNKNQRQSRLKLALLTQKTLKIGLDTLGIKTVNNM from the coding sequence ATGAATATTCATTATATACTTTCAAATAAAATAACCAAAGCATTACATTCTTTTGGAGCTCCAAAAGAATGTAATGCTTTGGTTGTTCGTCAAATATCAAAAAAACATATTGATTATCAAGCAAATGGTATTATAAACGCAGCAAAAAAAATGAATATATGCCCACAAGAATTAGCTAAAAAAGTTATTAGCAAATTAAATCTAAAAGATATTGTAAGTAAAATAGAAATTAGCGGAAAAGGATTCATAAATATAAAACTTAATTCATTTTGGATAGCTAAACAAGCTGAAAAAGCATTAATTAATAATAAACTTGGAATATCAAAAATAAAACCAGAAATTATAATTATAGATTATTCATCTCCTAACATAGCAAAACAAATGCACGTAGGTCATTTACGTTCAACTATTATTGGTGATGCAATGGCGCGTACTTTAGAATTTATAGGCCATAAAGTTATTCGTGCTAATCATATTGGCGATTGGGGTACTCATTTTGGTATGTTAATAGCATATCTTGAAAAATTACAAAATAAAAATTACAATAATTTTTTACTTACTAATCTTGACGAATTTTATAAAAAAGCAAAAAAAAAATACGATGAAGATGAAAACTTTGCAAAAAAATCTCGTATGTACGTAGTAAAACTTCAATCTGGTGATAAATATTGCATTGAAATGTGGCAAAAACTAGTAAATATTACAATTGAACAAAATCAAAAAATTTATTATAGACTTAATATAACATTAACTAAAAATGATATAATGGGTGAAAGTTTATATAAAGACATGCTACCTGAAATTATCTCGGATTTAAAATCTAAAGGAATAGCAATTGAAAATAATGGTGCAATAGTTGTTTTTCTTGATGATTTTAAAAATAAACACGGAAAAACTATGGGTGTTATTATTCAAAAAAAAGACGGAGCTTTTTTATATACAACAACTGATATTGCTTGTATAAAATACAGATACGAAAAATTACATGCAAATCGATTATTATATTATATAGATTCACGTCAACATCAACATCTAATTCAAGCTTGGACAATAGCAAAAAAAGCTAATTATATTCCTGATTCAATAAAACTTGAACATCATATGTTCGGAATGATTTTAAACAAAGATAAAAAACCATTTAAAACAAGATCAGGAACAACAATTTCTTTAACTAGTTTATTGGATGAAGCAATTAAACGAGCAAAAAATATAATTTATAAAAAAAAACCAAATATAAACAAAAGAAATTTATCATATCTATCTAACATTATAGGTATTGGGGCTATCAAATATTCTGATTTATCAAAAAATCGAATAACAAATTATATTTTTAATTGGGATAATATGCTTTCTTTTAATGGAAATACCGCACCATATATGCAATATGCATATACTCGCATTGCATCAATTTTTAAAAAAGGTAATATTAAAAAAAAAGAACTAACCTTACCTATTTTTTTAAATTCATCGTATGAAATTGCTTTAGCAACACGTTTAATCCAATTTGAAGAAACTATTTTTTTAGTTGCAAATGAAGGAACACCTCATATTATGTGTTCATATTTATATGATATAGCAGGATTATTTTCAAAATTTTATGAAAATTGTCCTATTTTATCAGAAAAAAATAAAAATCAACGTCAAAGCAGATTAAAACTTGCACTTTTAACACAAAAAACATTAAAAATTGGATTAGATACACTAGGCATTAAAACTGTAAACAATATGTAA
- the murJ gene encoding murein biosynthesis integral membrane protein MurJ, producing the protein MNLFKILTKISFMTIMSRIFGFIRDAIIARIFGAGEAADAFFIAFKLPNLLRRIFAEGAFSQAFIPILTEYKNKKGKEATRIFISYIAGMLTLVLSIVTFIGFISAPWIIYLAAPGISKYLNKYELTIKLLRITFPYIFFISLSALVGAILNIWNRFLVPAFTPTLLNICMIVFSIFATSFFNPPIIALGWSVLFGGLLQFLYQLPYLKKIGMLVLPRFSFKNQGVFRVIKMMWPAIIGVSVAQISLIINTIFASFLQPGSISWMYYADRLMELPSGILGVAISTILLPLLTKSFINNNKIEYHQLIDWSLRLCLLLTLPCALGLAILSKILIISLFQYSNFTAYDSLMTQYALIAYCIGLTGIILVKILAPGFYSRQDTVTPVKIAIFTLILTQLMNLIFVIKLQHVGLALSTGVAACFNAGLLYWQLLKQKIYKPLFGWKIFFLKLLIALFVMGSVLSIMIDCIPFIYEKGMLIRMFYLFLVIFIGGISYFITLFILGFRFLSFIKLNIK; encoded by the coding sequence ATGAATTTATTTAAAATATTAACAAAAATTAGTTTTATGACGATAATGTCTAGAATTTTTGGATTTATTCGTGATGCTATAATTGCTAGAATATTTGGTGCTGGGGAGGCAGCGGATGCTTTTTTTATAGCATTCAAACTTCCTAATTTATTACGTAGAATTTTTGCTGAAGGGGCTTTTTCTCAAGCATTTATCCCAATACTTACTGAATATAAAAATAAAAAAGGAAAGGAAGCTACTCGTATTTTTATTTCTTATATTGCTGGAATGTTAACTTTAGTTCTTTCAATTGTAACTTTTATTGGATTTATTAGTGCTCCTTGAATAATTTATCTTGCAGCGCCAGGTATTAGTAAATATTTAAATAAATATGAATTAACAATAAAATTATTACGTATTACATTTCCTTATATTTTTTTTATTTCGTTAAGTGCTCTTGTTGGTGCAATTCTTAATATTTGGAATCGTTTTTTAGTGCCAGCTTTTACCCCAACATTATTAAATATTTGTATGATTGTATTTTCTATTTTTGCAACATCATTTTTTAATCCACCAATTATAGCGTTGGGATGGTCAGTATTATTTGGAGGTTTATTACAATTTTTATATCAATTACCTTATCTTAAAAAAATTGGTATGTTAGTTTTACCACGTTTTTCATTTAAAAATCAAGGTGTTTTTAGGGTTATAAAAATGATGTGGCCAGCTATTATTGGGGTATCTGTTGCGCAAATTTCATTAATTATAAATACAATATTTGCTTCATTTTTACAACCTGGTTCAATTTCATGGATGTATTATGCAGATAGATTAATGGAATTACCTTCAGGTATTTTAGGTGTTGCGATTAGTACTATTTTATTACCTTTATTAACTAAAAGTTTTATTAATAATAATAAAATTGAATATCATCAATTAATAGATTGGAGTTTGCGTTTATGTTTATTATTAACTTTGCCGTGCGCATTAGGTTTAGCTATTTTATCTAAAATATTAATTATATCATTATTTCAATATAGTAATTTTACTGCTTATGATTCATTAATGACGCAATATGCTTTAATTGCATATTGTATAGGATTAACAGGAATTATTTTAGTTAAAATATTAGCTCCTGGTTTTTATTCTAGGCAGGATACAGTTACTCCTGTAAAAATAGCTATTTTTACATTAATTTTAACTCAATTGATGAATTTAATATTTGTTATAAAATTACAACATGTTGGCCTTGCTCTTTCTACAGGTGTAGCAGCATGTTTTAATGCTGGTCTTTTGTATTGGCAATTATTAAAACAAAAAATATATAAACCTTTATTTGGATGGAAAATATTTTTTTTAAAATTATTAATAGCTTTATTTGTTATGGGATCTGTTTTATCTATTATGATAGATTGTATACCTTTTATATATGAAAAAGGTATGTTAATAAGAATGTTTTATTTATTTTTAGTAATTTTTATTGGTGGAATAAGTTATTTTATTACATTGTTTATATTAGGTTTTAGATTTTTAAGTTTTATAAAACTTAATATAAAATAA
- the kdsA gene encoding 3-deoxy-8-phosphooctulonate synthase — protein MQHKIINIGNISVANDLPFVLFGGMNVLESRDIAMRVCEHYVNVTFKLNVFYVFKASFDKANRTSIYSYRGLGLEESLKIFQELKQTFNVKIITDIHEPKQAKIVSEVVDVIQLPAFLARQTDLIKSIAKTNVVVNIKKPQFINPNQIGNIIEKFIKNGNDKIILCERGTSFGYDNLLVDMLGFNVMKKVSNGYPVIFDVTHSLQYREPFSFVSGGRRSQVLELARSGIAIGLAGLFLESHPNPDDAKCDGFSALPLDKLEPFLIQIKAIDELVKSFSKIDINNWFLYLFFLF, from the coding sequence ATGCAACATAAAATAATTAATATTGGTAATATTAGTGTAGCAAATGATTTGCCTTTTGTTCTTTTTGGCGGGATGAATGTGCTTGAATCTCGTGATATTGCAATGAGAGTGTGTGAACATTATGTTAATGTTACTTTTAAATTAAATGTTTTTTATGTATTTAAAGCTTCTTTTGATAAAGCAAATAGAACATCAATATATTCTTATCGTGGTTTAGGATTAGAAGAAAGTTTAAAGATATTTCAAGAATTAAAACAAACGTTTAATGTAAAAATTATTACAGATATACATGAGCCAAAACAAGCAAAAATTGTTTCTGAAGTGGTTGATGTAATTCAATTACCTGCTTTTTTAGCACGTCAAACTGATTTAATAAAATCTATAGCAAAAACAAATGTTGTTGTTAATATAAAAAAACCACAATTTATTAATCCTAATCAAATTGGAAATATTATTGAAAAATTTATTAAAAATGGTAATGATAAAATTATTTTATGTGAACGTGGTACAAGTTTTGGATATGACAATTTGTTAGTTGATATGTTAGGCTTTAATGTTATGAAGAAAGTTTCTAATGGGTATCCTGTAATTTTTGATGTAACACACTCATTGCAATATCGTGAACCATTTTCTTTTGTTTCTGGTGGTCGTCGTTCCCAAGTATTAGAATTAGCTAGATCTGGTATAGCAATTGGTTTAGCTGGTTTGTTTTTAGAATCTCACCCAAATCCTGATGATGCAAAATGTGATGGTTTTTCTGCATTACCATTAGATAAGTTAGAACCTTTTTTAATACAAATAAAAGCGATAGATGAATTGGTAAAAAGTTTTTCTAAAATAGATATTAATAATTGATTTTTATATTTATTTTTTTTATTTTAA